From a single Sphingosinicellaceae bacterium genomic region:
- a CDS encoding SET domain-containing protein, with translation MMMVETELRPSGIHGIGVFLTEPVTAGTVIWRFDSRIDRVYSTDEVASLPAITREFLKTYSTWHSATQVWVLCGDNGRHFNHSYNPNTASDGIAFGQDTAVGDLPAGTELTSDYTTICDAVRTEGFAFEFA, from the coding sequence ATGATGATGGTGGAGACGGAGCTCAGGCCGAGTGGAATTCATGGCATCGGTGTTTTCCTGACCGAGCCGGTTACTGCCGGCACCGTTATCTGGCGCTTCGATTCCCGCATCGACCGGGTCTATTCGACCGATGAAGTCGCCAGCCTGCCCGCCATCACGCGCGAATTCCTGAAGACCTACTCGACCTGGCACAGTGCGACTCAGGTGTGGGTGTTGTGCGGTGACAACGGTCGGCACTTCAACCATTCGTACAACCCCAATACCGCGTCCGACGGCATCGCTTTCGGGCAGGATACCGCGGTCGGCGACCTCCCCGCCGGCACCGAGCTGACGTCGGATTATACGACGATCTGCGATGCCGTCCGCACTGAGGGCTTCGCCTTCGAGTTCGCCTAA
- a CDS encoding SET domain-containing protein translates to MNPPAPHTGVLTRLGVSSVHGVGVFAIHPIEAGTDVFPNDRREIVWVDAALVDALPEGSPERLFYVDFGIRRGDRIGCPPSFELLGTGWYLNQPTPGMAANVAAGEGYEMRALRDIAAGEELTVDYATFSVRPV, encoded by the coding sequence GTGAACCCGCCTGCGCCTCACACCGGCGTCCTGACCCGTCTCGGAGTCTCCTCGGTCCACGGGGTCGGGGTGTTCGCCATCCACCCGATCGAGGCAGGCACGGACGTGTTCCCGAACGACCGGCGCGAGATCGTCTGGGTCGATGCGGCGCTGGTCGATGCGCTGCCGGAAGGGTCGCCCGAGCGCCTTTTCTACGTCGACTTCGGCATCCGGCGGGGCGACCGGATCGGCTGCCCGCCGAGCTTCGAACTGCTCGGCACGGGCTGGTATCTGAACCAGCCGACGCCGGGCATGGCGGCCAATGTCGCCGCCGGAGAAGGCTATGAAATGAGGGCCTTGCGGGATATTGCGGCGGGTGAGGAGTTGACCGTCGACTACGCGACTTTCAGCGTGAGACCGGTATGA